A section of the Amycolatopsis sp. AA4 genome encodes:
- a CDS encoding 6-carboxytetrahydropterin synthase — protein MFSVTVRDHIMVAHSFRGEVFGPAQRLHGATFVVDATFRRSELDSDNIVVDIGLATQQLGAVLADLNYRNLDDEPDFAGINTSTEYLAKVIADRLADRIHAGELGENARGLAQISVTLHESHAASAGYERFL, from the coding sequence TTGTTCAGTGTCACCGTGCGCGATCACATCATGGTCGCCCACAGTTTCCGCGGCGAGGTTTTCGGCCCGGCGCAGCGCTTGCACGGCGCGACGTTCGTGGTCGACGCGACGTTCCGGCGGTCCGAATTGGACTCGGACAACATCGTCGTCGACATCGGGCTCGCCACTCAGCAGCTCGGCGCGGTGCTCGCGGACCTGAACTACCGGAACCTCGACGACGAACCCGATTTCGCGGGGATCAACACGTCGACGGAATACCTCGCCAAGGTGATCGCCGACCGGCTCGCGGACCGGATCCACGCCGGGGAACTCGGCGAGAACGCCCGCGGGCTGGCGCAGATTTCGGTGACCCTGCACGAATCCCACGCCGCGTCGGCCGGATACGAGCGTTTCTTGTGA
- a CDS encoding class I SAM-dependent methyltransferase, producing the protein MTTVDSSGYAPEWLRLREPADTAARAADLVALLPASPAVIRDLGCGTGAMGRWLSGRLPKPQRWILHDQDPRLLEIAARSLPPGLSVETEQADVTRLNLTGTSLVTASALLDLLTKEEIQRLVQSCVDAQSPALFTLSVTGSAQLTPADAVDEALNAAFNDHQRRDGKLGPEAAAFTEAEFTKHGWTVHTRPAPWRLDPEHRELIDTWYRGFVAAAREQQPDLAVPEDRQIAEVTVHHRDLLALP; encoded by the coding sequence GTGACCACTGTGGACTCTTCCGGATACGCACCGGAATGGTTGCGGCTCCGGGAACCCGCCGACACCGCGGCGCGGGCGGCCGACCTGGTCGCCCTGCTCCCGGCCAGTCCGGCGGTCATCCGGGATCTCGGCTGCGGCACCGGGGCGATGGGGCGCTGGCTGAGCGGTCGCCTGCCGAAACCGCAGCGGTGGATCCTGCACGACCAGGACCCGCGCCTGCTGGAGATCGCCGCGCGCAGCCTTCCGCCGGGGCTGAGCGTGGAGACGGAACAAGCTGACGTGACCCGTCTCAACCTGACCGGAACTTCGTTGGTGACAGCTTCCGCCTTGCTGGATCTCCTTACCAAGGAGGAGATCCAGCGCTTAGTACAGTCCTGTGTGGACGCACAAAGCCCAGCGCTGTTCACTTTGTCGGTGACCGGCTCGGCTCAACTTACGCCAGCAGACGCGGTGGACGAAGCACTCAATGCCGCGTTCAACGACCACCAACGCCGAGACGGAAAGTTAGGCCCAGAAGCCGCCGCGTTCACCGAAGCGGAGTTCACCAAGCACGGCTGGACTGTCCACACCAGACCGGCACCATGGCGGCTCGATCCGGAGCACCGCGAACTCATCGACACCTGGTACCGCGGATTCGTTGCCGCGGCACGAGAACAACAGCCAGACCTGGCCGTGCCGGAGGATCGGCAGATCGCCGAAGTCACCGTGCACCACCGGGATTTACTCGCTCTCCCCTGA
- a CDS encoding DNA polymerase domain-containing protein, which translates to MAKADEVREGVSLTNLDQELFVDAGVTKRDLVDYFDAVSDRLLPVLRDRPLSVMRVLRGQDAFMQKNLPKYTPEWVPRAKLWAESSQRTVTYGLCNDRRTLLWFGNQRAVELHPALTRVEPVGQTDLIMDLDPPEGADFHVAVEAARLVRQALADAGLAGALKTSGSKGVHVFVPLVPGLSFEDVAAATRAVGARAERIDPQLATTAFIREDRHGKVFLDSTRAGGATVAAAYSPRIRPGAPVSFPVRWADADHVKPADFTVKTAVGLLGSADPWAEELPEPQELPADLVAEGHTIPVARVAAMHEGKRRARARRESGESE; encoded by the coding sequence ATGGCCAAAGCGGATGAGGTGCGCGAAGGGGTTTCCCTGACCAACCTCGACCAGGAGCTGTTCGTCGACGCCGGGGTGACGAAACGCGACCTCGTCGACTACTTCGACGCCGTGTCGGACCGGTTGCTGCCGGTGCTGCGCGACCGTCCGCTGTCGGTGATGCGGGTGCTGCGCGGGCAGGACGCGTTCATGCAGAAGAACCTGCCGAAGTACACGCCGGAGTGGGTGCCGCGGGCGAAACTGTGGGCGGAGAGTTCACAGCGGACAGTCACCTATGGTCTGTGCAACGACCGCCGGACGCTGCTGTGGTTCGGCAATCAGCGCGCGGTCGAACTGCATCCCGCGCTGACCCGGGTGGAGCCGGTCGGCCAGACCGATCTGATCATGGACCTCGACCCGCCGGAGGGAGCGGACTTCCACGTCGCGGTCGAGGCGGCTCGGCTGGTGCGGCAGGCCTTGGCCGACGCCGGGCTCGCCGGTGCGTTGAAAACCAGCGGGTCCAAGGGCGTGCACGTGTTCGTGCCGCTGGTTCCCGGTCTGTCCTTTGAGGACGTCGCGGCGGCGACCCGGGCGGTCGGCGCGCGGGCGGAGCGGATCGATCCGCAGCTGGCGACCACTGCGTTCATTCGGGAAGACCGGCACGGCAAGGTCTTTCTCGATTCGACCCGCGCGGGCGGGGCGACCGTGGCGGCCGCGTACAGCCCGCGGATCCGGCCGGGCGCGCCGGTGTCGTTCCCGGTGCGCTGGGCGGACGCGGACCACGTCAAACCGGCGGATTTCACCGTGAAGACCGCGGTAGGACTGTTGGGCAGCGCGGATCCGTGGGCGGAGGAATTGCCGGAACCACAGGAACTTCCGGCGGATCTCGTGGCTGAGGGGCATACGATCCCGGTCGCCCGGGTCGCGGCGATGCACGAGGGCAAACGCCGGGCCCGGGCCCGCCGGGAATCAGGGGAGAGCGAGTAA
- a CDS encoding oxygenase MpaB family protein — translation MLQDGVLGVSLLAGGANVIMQLGRPEVGYGVLESRVDSGNLFKHPLKRTRTTVTYLAVAVLGTDADRAAYRRAVNAVHAQVVSTDASPVRYRAFDRELQLWVAACLAHGVEDVHRAFLGRPAPESWYAEAAVLGTTLQVRPEDWPEDFAAYWAEGLARVDIDDRLREYLTAIANLEFLPRPFSFLFGRFHRFVTTGFLPEVFREQMRLPWSAADQRRFDRLMRGIGRMVEPLPLRVRRFPYDACLADFRRRVRKGKPLV, via the coding sequence ATGCTCCAGGACGGCGTGCTCGGCGTCAGCCTGCTCGCGGGCGGCGCGAACGTGATCATGCAGCTGGGCCGGCCCGAGGTCGGATACGGCGTGCTGGAAAGCCGGGTCGATTCGGGGAATCTCTTCAAGCATCCGCTGAAACGGACTCGCACCACCGTCACCTATCTCGCGGTCGCCGTGCTGGGCACCGACGCGGATCGCGCGGCGTACCGGCGGGCGGTGAACGCGGTGCACGCGCAGGTGGTCTCGACCGACGCGAGTCCGGTCCGGTACCGCGCCTTCGATCGCGAACTGCAACTGTGGGTCGCCGCCTGTCTGGCCCATGGCGTCGAGGACGTGCATCGCGCGTTTCTCGGGCGGCCCGCTCCGGAATCCTGGTATGCCGAGGCCGCGGTGCTGGGCACGACGCTGCAGGTGCGTCCCGAAGACTGGCCGGAGGACTTCGCCGCGTACTGGGCGGAAGGGCTGGCCCGAGTGGACATCGACGACCGGCTCCGCGAATACCTCACCGCTATCGCGAATCTGGAGTTCCTGCCCCGGCCGTTCTCGTTTCTTTTCGGACGGTTCCACCGCTTCGTGACGACGGGGTTCCTGCCGGAGGTGTTCCGAGAGCAGATGCGGCTGCCGTGGTCGGCGGCGGACCAGCGCCGGTTCGATCGGCTGATGCGCGGGATCGGCCGAATGGTCGAACCGCTTCCGCTGCGGGTGCGGCGGTTTCCCTATGACGCGTGCCTCGCGGACTTCCGGCGGCGGGTGCGGAAAGGGAAACCGCTCGTCTAA
- a CDS encoding cytochrome P450 translates to MTIPAERNKVRQLVFAPRLQELFDRYRGKSFFRLEPDTVGVAGAELMDALLRSRPANAEERPTFKPVRGRVVTRPESSTLMRAVGADVRSALKKPLGDADLAGTWPAGPHNYLRDLVFGREQRRFRVLVDRRLELTPKITWAAVAAGAALWGRPAPEVALSTLARMVLEADTYEQRRFAMYLYRRVAGPVCFTVAALVTNALWLGSPLDDDVPAEYVLNEALRLLPPSWNILRVRSPEFAEVDARIGAGDDVLLLPLLSHRDPELWDAPDEFRPSRWAALDPDAHPGYLPFGHGNERCWGRHLVLPLAERVLDLVRRDGLVIDPAQTRARVHLDGLLEVADVRVVRA, encoded by the coding sequence GTGACCATTCCCGCTGAACGGAACAAAGTGCGGCAGTTGGTATTCGCGCCGCGTCTCCAAGAACTGTTCGACCGTTATCGGGGAAAATCCTTCTTTCGGCTGGAACCGGACACCGTCGGCGTCGCCGGGGCGGAGCTGATGGACGCGCTGCTGCGCAGCCGGCCCGCGAATGCCGAGGAACGGCCGACGTTCAAGCCGGTGCGCGGGCGGGTCGTGACGCGGCCGGAATCGTCGACGCTGATGCGGGCGGTCGGCGCGGACGTGCGCTCCGCGCTCAAGAAGCCGCTCGGCGACGCTGACCTCGCCGGAACCTGGCCCGCCGGGCCGCACAACTACCTGCGGGACCTGGTGTTCGGCCGCGAGCAGCGGCGGTTCCGGGTCCTCGTCGACCGGCGGCTGGAGCTGACGCCGAAGATCACCTGGGCGGCGGTCGCCGCCGGAGCCGCACTGTGGGGACGGCCCGCGCCGGAGGTCGCGCTGTCCACTTTGGCGCGAATGGTGCTGGAGGCGGACACCTACGAGCAGCGCCGTTTCGCGATGTACCTCTACCGGCGCGTGGCCGGGCCGGTCTGCTTCACCGTCGCCGCGCTGGTCACGAACGCCTTGTGGCTCGGCTCGCCGCTGGACGACGACGTGCCCGCGGAGTACGTGCTCAACGAGGCACTGCGCCTGCTGCCGCCGTCGTGGAACATCCTGCGCGTGCGGTCGCCGGAGTTCGCCGAGGTGGACGCCCGGATCGGCGCGGGCGACGACGTCCTGCTGCTGCCGCTGCTGAGCCATCGCGACCCTGAGTTGTGGGACGCGCCCGACGAGTTCCGGCCGAGCCGCTGGGCCGCGCTCGACCCGGACGCCCACCCGGGCTACCTCCCGTTCGGGCACGGCAACGAACGCTGCTGGGGCCGCCACCTGGTGCTGCCGCTGGCGGAACGCGTGCTCGACCTGGTCCGGCGCGACGGGCTGGTCATCGACCCGGCGCAGACCCGGGCCCGGGTGCACCTGGACGGGCTGCTGGAGGTGGCCGACGTCCGGGTCGTCCGTGCCTGA
- a CDS encoding tryptorubin family RiPP precursor gives MKLVRLVRKALPSKSLKSYAWYGWI, from the coding sequence GTGAAGCTGGTTCGTCTCGTACGCAAGGCCCTTCCGAGCAAGAGCCTGAAGTCTTATGCCTGGTACGGCTGGATCTGA
- a CDS encoding LysR family transcriptional regulator has protein sequence MELHQLEYFVAVAEEANFTRAAARMHVAQPGVSAQIRRLERELGQPLFDRSGRTVRLTGVGAAALPHARAALAAVAAVRETVAEHEGLVRGQVAMGMVTSAGPVALPEFLAGFAERYPGVEITLSEANSDLMVEALREGRLDVAVIGLADGEPAGLTTQVVLDEELVAVTALRDEFADRASLTLAELADRSLICLPKGTGMRGVLDRGFAAAGLRSRVTIEASDPNVLAKLAMRGLGVALVPESLARYYAGELHTLRLRPELRGQLALAWRSDGPAGPAARALIEFARSVL, from the coding sequence ATGGAACTGCACCAGCTCGAGTACTTCGTCGCGGTCGCCGAGGAAGCCAACTTCACGCGCGCGGCGGCCCGGATGCATGTCGCGCAGCCCGGGGTCAGCGCGCAGATCCGGCGGCTGGAACGCGAGCTGGGGCAGCCGTTGTTCGACCGGTCCGGGCGCACGGTGCGGCTCACCGGCGTCGGCGCGGCCGCCCTGCCGCACGCTCGGGCCGCGCTCGCGGCGGTGGCGGCGGTGCGCGAGACGGTCGCGGAGCACGAGGGGCTGGTGCGCGGCCAGGTGGCGATGGGGATGGTGACCTCCGCCGGCCCGGTGGCGCTGCCGGAGTTCCTGGCCGGGTTCGCGGAACGCTATCCGGGAGTGGAAATCACGCTCAGCGAAGCGAATTCCGACCTGATGGTCGAGGCGTTGCGCGAAGGACGGCTGGACGTCGCGGTGATCGGCCTGGCCGACGGCGAGCCCGCCGGGCTGACCACGCAGGTCGTGCTGGACGAGGAACTGGTCGCGGTCACCGCACTGCGCGACGAATTCGCTGACCGAGCTTCGCTCACCCTGGCTGAGCTGGCGGACCGGTCGTTGATCTGCCTGCCGAAGGGCACCGGCATGCGCGGTGTGCTGGACCGCGGGTTCGCCGCGGCCGGACTGCGCTCGCGCGTGACGATCGAGGCGAGCGACCCGAACGTGCTGGCCAAGCTCGCGATGCGCGGTCTCGGCGTGGCGCTGGTGCCGGAATCGCTGGCTCGCTACTACGCCGGGGAACTGCACACCCTGCGGCTGCGGCCGGAGTTGCGCGGGCAGCTGGCGCTGGCGTGGCGGTCGGACGGTCCGGCGGGGCCTGCGGCTCGGGCGCTCATCGAGTTCGCCCGGTCGGTGCTTTAG
- a CDS encoding FAD-binding oxidoreductase, protein MQTFTPDQAGYREEIAGFQTGITSTPQLVVAATSADDIAAAVRLAAERDLPVSVQATGHGLRAPAEGVLISTRRMTGVTIDPDRAVARVEAGTTWGSVLAAAAEHGLAPLSGSAPGVGVVGYTLGGGFGLLGRHFGLASDRVRAAELVRPDGTRTTGPIDAGIVTALEFELVPVTTLYGGGLYFDTAKIPEVLRTWRDWTADLPDTVGTSVAMVPYPDLPMVPEPLRGKHIAHVRVAYLGSDGDQLVAPLRPLGPLQETLTTMPFTDSGKIAAEPPNPHSYLGDNRVLPELRDDVLSTVLDHAGPDAPVPTVLIIDLLGGAYRHSSAPDFTADSRYTVRALSMIEPDAATVQAAHAKLFAPLDPMSTGRLRSFVYGQPLG, encoded by the coding sequence ATGCAGACGTTCACCCCTGACCAAGCCGGTTACCGCGAAGAGATCGCCGGGTTCCAGACCGGCATCACCTCCACGCCGCAGCTCGTCGTCGCCGCCACCAGCGCGGACGACATCGCCGCCGCGGTCCGGCTCGCGGCCGAGCGCGACCTGCCGGTGTCCGTGCAGGCGACCGGACACGGGCTGCGCGCGCCTGCCGAGGGCGTGCTGATCTCGACGCGCCGGATGACCGGCGTGACCATCGACCCGGACCGCGCCGTGGCGCGTGTCGAAGCCGGGACCACCTGGGGCAGCGTGCTCGCCGCCGCCGCGGAACACGGTCTCGCGCCGTTGAGCGGTTCGGCCCCGGGCGTCGGCGTGGTCGGCTACACCCTCGGCGGCGGTTTCGGTCTCCTCGGCCGGCACTTCGGCCTGGCCTCGGACCGCGTCCGCGCCGCCGAACTCGTCCGGCCCGACGGCACGCGCACGACCGGCCCGATCGACGCCGGGATCGTGACCGCGCTGGAGTTCGAACTGGTCCCGGTGACCACGTTGTACGGCGGCGGGCTGTACTTCGACACCGCCAAGATCCCCGAAGTCCTGCGCACCTGGCGCGACTGGACCGCCGACCTGCCGGACACCGTCGGCACCTCGGTCGCGATGGTGCCCTACCCGGATCTGCCGATGGTTCCGGAACCGTTGCGGGGCAAGCACATCGCCCACGTTCGCGTGGCCTACCTCGGCAGCGACGGCGACCAGCTCGTCGCACCGCTGCGCCCGCTGGGCCCGCTGCAGGAAACGCTGACCACGATGCCGTTCACCGACTCCGGCAAGATCGCCGCGGAACCGCCGAACCCGCACTCGTACCTCGGCGACAACCGCGTGCTGCCGGAACTCCGGGACGACGTGCTGAGCACGGTGCTCGATCACGCCGGCCCGGACGCCCCGGTTCCGACCGTGCTGATCATCGACCTGCTCGGCGGCGCGTACCGACACTCGTCCGCACCGGATTTCACCGCCGATTCGCGCTACACCGTGCGCGCGCTTTCGATGATCGAACCGGACGCGGCGACCGTGCAGGCCGCCCACGCCAAGTTGTTCGCTCCGCTGGATCCGATGTCGACTGGACGGCTGCGGAGCTTTGTCTACGGGCAGCCGCTGGGTTGA
- a CDS encoding nitroreductase family deazaflavin-dependent oxidoreductase, protein MSDWNQQIIDEFRANAGKVGGMFEGKNMVLLTHTGAKSGKQRVSPLVYTTDGDRIVIVASKGGADTNPDWYHNLVANPSVTVEIGTDKFPATAKLVTDRAERDRLYAKMVEHAEGFAEYEKKTERLIPVFVLER, encoded by the coding sequence ATGTCGGACTGGAATCAGCAGATCATCGACGAGTTCCGCGCCAACGCGGGCAAGGTCGGCGGGATGTTCGAGGGCAAGAACATGGTGCTGCTCACGCACACCGGCGCGAAGAGCGGCAAGCAGCGGGTGAGCCCGCTGGTGTACACCACCGACGGCGACCGGATCGTGATCGTCGCGTCCAAGGGCGGCGCGGACACCAACCCGGACTGGTACCACAACCTCGTCGCGAACCCGTCCGTCACGGTCGAGATCGGCACCGACAAGTTCCCGGCGACGGCGAAGCTCGTGACCGACCGCGCCGAGCGCGACCGGCTGTACGCCAAGATGGTCGAGCACGCGGAGGGCTTCGCGGAGTACGAGAAGAAGACCGAGCGGCTGATCCCGGTCTTCGTTCTCGAACGCTGA
- a CDS encoding MarR family winged helix-turn-helix transcriptional regulator — protein sequence MATESGPTVEDGVRELLLLMPRIVGRAKRTPPPPELDDVTLAPRHLSLLAYLLFDGPMTVNELAGRLEIAPTTASLMIGDLSRQGVLERAEDPDDRRRTIVSIHADKRPAVDAWLARGAKAWQEALTPLSPSERALVINTLKVYEQYGSRGD from the coding sequence ATGGCCACCGAATCCGGCCCGACCGTCGAGGACGGGGTCCGCGAACTGCTGCTTCTGATGCCCCGCATTGTAGGGCGCGCGAAGCGGACGCCGCCGCCTCCGGAACTCGACGACGTCACACTCGCGCCGCGGCATTTGTCCCTGCTGGCGTATCTGCTGTTCGACGGCCCGATGACGGTCAACGAACTCGCCGGACGGCTCGAAATCGCGCCCACCACAGCGAGTTTGATGATCGGCGACCTGTCCCGGCAGGGCGTGCTGGAACGCGCCGAGGACCCGGACGACCGGCGGCGCACCATCGTGAGCATCCACGCGGACAAGCGCCCGGCCGTCGACGCGTGGCTCGCGCGCGGCGCGAAGGCGTGGCAGGAAGCGTTGACGCCGTTGAGCCCCAGCGAACGCGCGCTGGTGATCAACACGCTGAAGGTGTACGAGCAATACGGCTCACGAGGCGATTAG
- a CDS encoding GNAT family N-acetyltransferase produces MAFVSNAPLVSRLTRRGRLMAKRTCDRRGHAFAFGRFLFRTPTAWEYAAAVAGGSDPAAQRWLGWLPESVVAEPMRGEALRVVPGTGPDWTTPDPHSVDVVAIDLVAGRCAGLVSVHAGEDGGPETGGYLAPGYRGQGFGRDLFAAGLILAHEHLGLSRVRAGAEVGNVASGRSLEGAGLRRVPGPPRYTLPDGRACEASWYQHDAAWPRKCAGPQAQWLIAS; encoded by the coding sequence ATGGCGTTTGTGAGCAATGCACCGTTGGTCAGCCGGCTGACCCGCCGCGGACGGCTGATGGCGAAACGGACCTGCGACCGCCGGGGTCACGCCTTCGCGTTCGGCCGGTTCCTTTTCCGCACCCCCACCGCGTGGGAGTACGCGGCGGCGGTCGCGGGCGGCAGCGATCCGGCCGCGCAGCGCTGGCTCGGCTGGCTTCCCGAGTCCGTGGTGGCCGAGCCGATGCGCGGCGAGGCGCTGCGCGTCGTCCCGGGCACCGGACCGGACTGGACCACGCCGGACCCGCATTCGGTGGACGTCGTCGCGATCGATCTCGTGGCGGGCCGCTGCGCTGGTCTCGTGAGCGTGCACGCGGGCGAGGACGGCGGCCCGGAAACCGGCGGCTATCTCGCGCCGGGGTATCGCGGGCAAGGCTTCGGCCGCGACTTGTTCGCCGCCGGTCTCATCCTGGCGCACGAGCATCTCGGGCTTTCGCGGGTGCGCGCCGGCGCGGAGGTCGGCAACGTCGCCAGCGGCCGTTCGCTCGAAGGGGCCGGACTGCGCCGGGTGCCGGGCCCGCCGCGGTACACGCTGCCGGACGGTCGGGCCTGTGAGGCCTCGTGGTACCAGCACGACGCGGCGTGGCCGCGGAAATGCGCGGGGCCGCAGGCGCAGTGGCTAATCGCCTCGTGA
- a CDS encoding PaaX family transcriptional regulator C-terminal domain-containing protein, with the protein MTAVPEAADADSGRAAQPRHLIVSVYGVHHQAGGEWLSVASLIDLLAAVGVDEPAVRSSISRLKRRGVLEAVRRDGAAGYELSGTALDLLREGDERIFRRDRAKLADGWLLAVFSVPEAERHKRHVLRTQLSRLGFGTASSGVWIAPAHLYEATVGTLERLGLAEYADVFRAEHLAFGDPREKVREWWDLDQLDELYTAFLEEHEPALRRWQRRRTTPTDEAFADYLRVLTGWRRMPYLDPCLPAELLPEGWSGIRAAEVFFTLHDRLEEAARTHLRQVLSG; encoded by the coding sequence GTGACGGCCGTACCGGAAGCAGCCGACGCCGACAGCGGGCGCGCGGCCCAGCCCCGGCACCTCATCGTGTCGGTCTACGGCGTGCACCACCAGGCGGGCGGCGAATGGCTTTCGGTCGCCTCGCTGATCGATCTGCTCGCCGCGGTCGGGGTCGACGAGCCCGCCGTGCGGTCGTCGATTTCCCGGCTCAAACGGCGCGGGGTCCTCGAAGCGGTGCGCCGCGACGGAGCCGCCGGGTACGAATTGTCCGGTACCGCCTTGGATTTGCTGCGCGAAGGCGACGAGCGGATCTTCCGCCGGGACCGCGCGAAGCTGGCCGACGGTTGGCTGCTCGCGGTGTTTTCGGTGCCGGAAGCCGAGCGGCACAAGCGGCACGTGCTGCGGACGCAGTTGTCGCGGCTCGGGTTCGGCACCGCGTCCTCGGGCGTCTGGATCGCCCCCGCGCACCTGTACGAGGCCACTGTCGGCACCCTGGAACGCCTCGGGCTGGCCGAGTACGCAGACGTGTTCCGCGCCGAGCACCTGGCGTTCGGCGACCCGCGCGAGAAGGTGCGCGAGTGGTGGGATCTGGACCAGCTGGACGAGCTGTACACGGCGTTCCTCGAAGAGCACGAACCCGCGCTGCGCCGGTGGCAGCGCCGCCGCACGACGCCCACCGACGAAGCGTTCGCCGATTACCTCCGCGTGCTCACCGGCTGGCGGCGGATGCCGTACCTCGACCCGTGCCTGCCCGCGGAATTGCTGCCCGAGGGCTGGTCCGGCATCCGCGCCGCCGAGGTGTTCTTCACGCTGCACGACCGGCTCGAAGAAGCCGCGCGCACGCACCTGCGGCAGGTGCTCAGCGGTTGA
- a CDS encoding RidA family protein has protein sequence MERINPPELGKPSGFSHAVAAQGRLVFLAGQTALDADNRIVGDGVVEQFERALGNLLTALRAAGGEPADLCSLTVYIVDMDDYQAHAREIGRVWKRLVGTDYPAMAGIGVNRLWDVEALVEVQGYAVVNR, from the coding sequence ATGGAGCGGATCAATCCCCCCGAGCTGGGCAAGCCGTCGGGGTTCTCGCACGCGGTGGCGGCGCAGGGCAGGCTGGTGTTCCTCGCCGGGCAGACGGCGCTGGACGCGGACAACCGGATCGTCGGCGACGGCGTGGTGGAGCAGTTCGAGCGCGCGCTCGGCAACCTGCTCACCGCGTTGCGCGCGGCCGGCGGCGAACCCGCGGACCTGTGCAGCCTGACCGTCTACATCGTCGACATGGACGACTACCAGGCGCACGCGCGCGAGATCGGCCGCGTGTGGAAGCGGCTGGTGGGCACGGATTACCCGGCGATGGCCGGCATCGGCGTGAACCGGCTGTGGGACGTCGAAGCGCTGGTGGAAGTGCAGGGCTACGCGGTGGTCAACCGCTGA